The Anas acuta unplaced genomic scaffold, bAnaAcu1.1 SCAFFOLD_363, whole genome shotgun sequence DNA window tcccttggggtcccctgggggctgtccccatcccctggcGTCCCCTGTCCCTTGGGGTCCCTTGGgggctgtccctgtcccctgggggCTGTCCCCATTCCCAGTGGCCATCCTCATCCCCTGGAGGCTATCCCTGTCCTTTGGGGTCCCCTTGgggctgtccctgtcccctggggtCCCTTGGGGGCTGTCCCCATTCCCAGTGgttgtccccatcccctggggTCCCCTGGGAGCCATCCCGTCCCCTGGGGGCTGTCTCCATTTCCTTGGgtttgtccctgtcccctggggtcccctgggggctgtccccatcccctaGGGTCTCCTTGGGGCTGTCCCCATTCCTTGGGGTCCCCTtggggctgtccccatcccctggggtcccctgggggccatccctgtcccctgggGGCTCTCCCCATGCCCTGGGGGCTGTCCCTGTCCTCTCGGgactgtccccatcccctggggtcccctgggggctctccccatcccctgggGGGTGTCCCTGTCCTCTCGGGattgtccccatcccctggggtcccctggtgtccccctgggtgctgtccccgtcccctggGGCGTGTCCCCATTCTCTGGGGGCTGTTCCCATCCCCTGGGGTCCCCTGGGGgctctccccatcccctgggGTCCCCTTGGGGCTGTCCCCATTCCTTGGGGTCCCCTtggggctgtccccatcccctggggTCCCCTGGGGGCTCTCCTTGTCCCCTGGGGTCCCCTGGTggccatccccatccccttcgggctgtccccttccctggtgtctgtccccatcccctggggTCCCCTGGGGGGTGTCCCTGTCCTCTTGGGaccgtccccatcccctggtgtcccctggtgtcccctgggtgctgtccccaggggGGTGACCCGGCGCTGTTTTTTGGCAGGCCTGCGAGAACGGCCGCGGTGCCATCCTGCTCTCGGTGGCCCGGGGCAAGGTGTCGGAGGGCATCGACTTCGGTGAGGGACGGGGGCAAGGACAGggagggggacatggggggggggacggggacgtggctcccccccccggtgtccccgaTGTCaccgtgtgtccccccccccgcagtGCACCACTACGGGAGGGCCGTGGTCATGTTCGGGGTGCCCTACGTCTACACCCAGAGCCGCATCCTGAAGGTGAGGGGcgcggggacagcggggggaCAGTGGGGGGCCCCCCCGGTGACACCggggggcaccctggggaccaCCAGGACCCTTCTGGGACCCCAAtgggcacccatgggacacAATGGGGCACTTTGGGGACTGGTGGGATGTGCTGGTGCCAAAGGGGGGCACATatgggacaccctggggaccaCTGGGACCCCACCAGGCACCCATGGGACACAAtggggcaccctggggaccaCCAGGACCCCCTGGGACCCCACCGGGCACCCATGGGACACAATGGGGCACTCTGGGGACTGGTGGGATGTGCTGGTGCCAcaggggggcacccatgggacaccTTGGGGACCACCAGGACCCTCCTGGGACCCCACCAGGCACCCTTGGGACATGGTGGGGCAGCTTGGGGACCACCAGGACCCCCTTGGGATCCCAGCGGGCACCCATGGGACACAatgggacaccctggggaccaCCAGGACCCCCCTGGGACCCCACCgggcacccatgggacaccggggggcaccctggggacctGCAGGACGTGCTGGTGCCAcaggggggcacccatgggacacagtggggcaccctggggaccaCCAGGACCCCCTTGGGACCCCAAAGGGCACCCATGGGATACAAGGGAGCACCTTGGGGACCACCAGGACCCCCCTGGGACCCCACcaggcacccatgggacccagTGGGGGACCACCAGGACTCCTCTGGGACCTCAAagggcacccatgggacacggtggggcaccctggggaccaCAAAGACCCCCTTGGGACCCCACCAAACACCCAGGGGACCCAGTGGGGGACCACCAGGACCCCTCTGAGACCCCAACGGGCACCCATGGCACATGGtggggcaccctggggaccaCCAGGCCCCCCCTGAGACCCCAGTGGGCACCCAGGGGACACAATGggggacccccagggaccccaaagggcacccatgggacacAAGGGAGCAACTTGGGGACCACCAGGACCCCCCTAAGACCCCAGTTGGCACCCAGGGGACACAATGGGGGACTCCCAGGGACCCCAAagggcacccatgggacacAAGGGAGCAACTTGGGGACCACCAGGACCCCCCTGGGACCCCAAAGGGCACCCAGGGGACACAAtggggcaccctggggacccccaggacccccagggaccccaccAGGCACCCGGGGAACACAGTGGGGCACAGCAGCGCACACCTCATGGGCTGCAGCAGACCCCTAGGGGGGACACCGCAAGACCCCAGAGGGGCACCCCACTGACAGAGCAGCCCCCCCACGACCCCCTAAAAATCTTTatgtcccccccccgcccccaggcACGCCTGGAGTACCTGCGGGACCAATTCCAGATCCGGGAGAACGATTTCCTCACCTTCGACGCCATGCGCCACGCCGCCCAGTGCGTCGGCCGGGCTCTGCGCGGCAAAACCCGACTACGGCCTCATGGTTTTCGCCGATAAGGTGGGTGCCAGCTGCCGGGGGGgggttaaaaatataaaaaaacactaaattcCTTCTCGTGACCCCCCCCTTGGCGCAGCGTTTCGCCCGGGCGGACAAGAGGGGCAAGCTGCCGCGGTGGATCCAGGAGCACATCTCCGACGCCAACCTCAACCTGACGGTGGACGAGGCGGTGCAAGTGGCCAAATTCTTCCTGAGGCAGATGGCCCAGCCCTTCCACAAGGTGAGGACcctttttattgattttttgggttttttttttgaccccccccccccgcaagCCCCTCTCATGTCACCCCCCGGGGTAGGAGGACCAGCTGGGGCTGTCGCTGCTGacgctggagcagctgcagtcGGAGGAGGTTCTGCAGAGGATCGAGCAGATCGCCCAGCAGGCTtgaggctggggggggcggCGACCCCCCCACCACACACTCGGAGCAAGATTtgccccccccggacccccccagACCACCACTGTGTGCGTGGAAAGGGATcgggagagcccccagcagcgGGAAGGGGACGGAGATCCCCCCCTGtgggggcggagcggggcccaggtccccccccccgtgtgtttggggtggggggtggagcccccccccccacccccgagCACAGGGAGGGGGATCtggatcccccccccccaacttgGATTGGGATCTGGACACCTCCCCCCGATCACATGGACTAGGATCTGGAGCCCCCCCCCTGTATTTGGGGTGGGGTCTGGAGCCCCCCCGGTTACATGGAGCAGGAcctggacccccccccccatatatTTGGGGTGGGGTCTGGAGCCCCCCCGTTACACAGAGCAGGACCTGGACCCCCCTCAGTCCTGCTGGAGCCGCACATTGggacccaccccccccccaacccccccagacGTTCCCAAAATAAAGCAGCTGCAGGCGGGACCcccgccccccaccccgtgTCTCTGTCCCCCTGtgctccccccttttttttttttgggggggggggctgtggtgcccctgctgcaggggggAGATGGGTGGGAGCAGGCACatggcccccccagccccaaaagtgcccccccagcacccacagcctggGTCCCATTGTCCCCATGTTGCTGGCACCCAGggtccctgtgtccccagggtCCTTAttgtccccaaggtccccagcaccccatgtccccaaggtccccatgtccctggcACCCCATTTCCTTGGCTCCCCAGGGTCCCAGTCTCCCCATATCCCCAGGGCCCTattgtccccagtgtccccgttgtccccttgtccctggcaccccatgtccccacaaTCCTAttgtcccagtgtccccattgtccccctgtccctggcaccccatgtccccagggccccattgtccccatgtccccagggtccccccatgggcacccccttgtgccagcagcaccctgttaacggggcacccatgggtgggggggggaggcaccCTATGGGGCACCCCACAGGTGTGGGACCCCTCCTAGCAATTGGGGTCCCCCTCCCcgctccgtgcctcagtttccccatggggacaccccccACCGTtttggggtgcggggggggggttCCCAATGccacccccttccccacccatgggtgccccccccctccagtCCTCGCCGCCCTTCCCGTGCCCCCCATTGGGGTCCCCAACGCTGACACCGGATCCGGCCGCGAAACCCAACCCGGCCTAAAAATACCGGGCGTGAggggggggctcggagccgccccccccacccccccggctTGAATTGCCCTGATCCAGCGGATCCTCGACGGGGTCAGGGCGCAGGgacgcagcccccccccccccccccccccgggtgccctcccccaccccccagcacccccccccccacgtggggctgggggcttgggTGCGCCCCCCCACAGGCACCCCCCCCTGCATGGGGCCGGTGTCACCCGTGGGGGTACTCCAGtatgtgcccccccccccccagtgtcccTTTGTCCCCTGTCACCCTTTGCCCACGCTGCCTGAGCCTGGGGtttgctccctccctgcttggctcccagtgctcccagtgctcccagtacagGCCCTGTGGGAGCATAACTGGAGCCGTGGTGGCTGTCACCCATCAAGGTCACCCAGCGCCCGCAGCACCCACCCAGGGCcaccccctgcagcccgtggggtgctgggtgccccccaggGGTGCACGGTGCTGGTGTGCAACGAGAAGTGTGCAATGTGCAACCCGTCCCGTGCAACGTGCAACCTGGCCCATGCAACATGCAGCGTGCAACGTGCTCCATGCAGCATGCAACCTGCCCCATGCAGCGTGCAAGCATGCAGCGTGCCCTGTGTGAGCGTGCACCGTGCAGCCATGCAGTGTGCAGCCATGCAGTGTGCAACCATATGGTGTGCAACCATGCAGCTGTGTGCTGTACAACTATGGTGTGCAACCATGCATCGTGCACCCTGCAGCTGTATGCTGAGCAACTGTGCACCATGCAACCGTGTAGTGTGCAAACATGTGGTGTGCACCATGCAATTGTGGACAGTGTGACTGTGTGGTGTGCAAGTGTGCGATGTGCATGGTGTGGCTGTGTGCTGAGCAGCCATGCACTGGGAGTTGTGTAGTGTGCAAACGTGCACCGTGCAACCATGGACTGTGATTGTGCACTGTGCAACTGTGTGGTGTGCAACTGTGCAATGTGCACCATGCAACCATGTGGTGTGCAAACGTGCACCGTGCACTGTGCAACCATGCACTGTGCAACCATGCGGTGTGCAAATGTGCACTGTGCACCGTGCAACCATGTGGTGTGCAACCATGCGGTGTGCAAATGTTCACCGTGCACCCATGCACCGTGCAACCATGTGGTGTGCAACCGTGCACTGTGCACCGTGCAACCGTGTGGTGTGCAACCAGGTAGTGTGCAAACATGCACTGTGCAGCGTGTACCCATGCACCATGCAACTGCATGGTGTGCAACCGTGCAATGTGCACCGTGCAACCATGGGGTGTGCAACCATGCAGCGTGCAAACGTGCACTTTGCACCATGCACCGTGCAAGTGCGTGGTGTGCAACCGTGCAGCGTGCACCCACGGGGTGTGCCCCGTGCAACCGTGCAACCGTGCAAATATTTGGTGTGCAACCGTGCACTGTGCAGCGTGCAACCGGGGGGGCGGGTGTGCAAGCGTGCCCCGTGCCCCCGCAGGCCGTgcaccggggccgggccgcgcaTACCGGGGCCGGCAGGTGCCGGGCCCGGAGCCCAGCGACCACCCGACACCGGGGGCGgatcccgggggggggggtcccagagGGGTCTCCCCGCTCccggcagcgcccggccccccCTCGGTTCCACCGGACCCagcccggtcccggtcccggtgcccccccccccatatccctGGTCTCGGTcccggtgaccccccccccaattcccctgccctgctctgagcccccccggtcccccccggttcggtcccccccccccggtcccccctcGGTGCCCTCGGGCCCCCCGtggccgggcggggcgggggcgggcccggggggggcccgggggcgATAAaggccgggggcggccccggtGCTCGCCGCCAGCCCCCGCCGGTGCCGCTCcgcccgctccgctccgcgcccccCAGGtaagccccgagccccccccccacgcccccccccaccccccggtCCCGGCAGCACCGGACCCCCCCggtgggacccccccccccccggtgccaaCCGGACCCCCCCTGGGTTAACGGGAACCGGGTGAGACCCCCCCCCTGCGGTGAGACCCCCCCCTCGTtgggaacccccccccccgtgggacccccccccggtgccaaCCGGACCCCCCCCGGTTAACGGGAACCGGGtgagacccccccccggtgGAAACCCCCCCCTCGGTGGGAACCCCCCCAGGTGAGCCCCCCCCCGCTGGGAACCCCCCGGGACCGACCCCGGGACCGGGaccttttcccccccccccccccggtgccccgttgttgcccccccccccccccagccccgggctaTAAAAAGCCCCCGCGCAGCCCCGGCCAAATCTGGCccggccacgccccctccccatAGCCCCGCCCACAAGAGCCCCGCCCACCGTGGCCCCTCCCCCTGGGGACCACGCCCATATCGtggccacgcccccccccctccgtgTCCCACCCCCATGTGCCCAGCCCCTGTTCCTGGGCTGATTGGGTGGTTGCGACGTGCCCCGTGTCGCGACATGCCCCATGTCGTGATGTGCCCCATGTCGCGACATACCCCATGTTGCGACATGTCCCGTGTCGCGACACGCCCCCCGACTGCAGTGCCCAGGCTGTCCTGGTGGCTGTGACCCTCCCTGTGTGACGATGTGCCCCCTATCGTGACATGCCCTGTGTCATGACATGACATGCCCCGTGTCACGACGTGTCCCCATAACTGCTGTGCCCAGGCTGTCCTGGTGGCCCTGCCATACCCTGTCCTGTGCCCCATGTCACGATATGCCCCGTGTCACGATATGCCCCATGTCACGATATGCCCCATGTCATGCTGTGCCCAATGTTGTGCCATGCCCGGAGCCAGGGCTGTACTGGTGGCTGTGCCACATCCTGCTCTGTGTCCCATGTCATGACATGCCCCATGTCACGACATGCCCTGTGTCACCCCATGCTCTGTGTCGTGCCATGCCGCCTGTCACCCATGTCGAACCACCCTGTGTCACGCCATGTCCCATGTCATGCTGTGTCCCATGTCACCCTGTCACGCCGTGTCCCATGTCAAACCATGCCCCGTGTCACTCTGTGTCATGCCATGTCCCGTGTCATAGTGTCCCATGTCACACCATATCCCATGTCACATCATGTCATGCCATGTCACACCATGTCACCCCCTCTCATGCCATGTCACGCCATGTCACACCATGTCACACCATGTCCCCTGTCATGCTGTGTCCCCTGTCACACCATGTCACCTCATGTCATGCTATGTCACACCACGTCACACTGTCATCCCCCTCACACCATATCGTGCCATGTCACGCCGTGTCACACCACGTCACCCCATGTCACACTGTGTCACCCCCCCCACATGCCATGTCATGCCATGTCACACCGTGTCACCCCCACATGCCATGTCATGCCATGTCACATCACATCACACCATGTCATGCCGTGTCACCCCCCTCATGCTCTGTCACCCCATATCACACCATGTCATGCCCTGTCACACCATGTCATGCTGTGTCATGCCATGTCACACCATATCACTCCATGTCACGCCATGTCACACCGTGTCACCCCAACTCACGCCGTGTCACCCCCACATGCCGTGTCACCCCATGTCACCCCCCCCCACTCCATGTCATGCCGTGTCAGCCCATGTCACGCCATGTCACGCCATGTCACACCATGTCACCCCATGTCACGCCATGTCACGCTGTCACCCCCACATGCTGTGTCACCCCATGTCACCCCCCTCACCCCGTGTCACGCCATGTCACCCCATGTCACGCCGTGTCATGCCATGTCACACCATATCACTCCATGTCACGCCATGTCACGCTACATCACACCATATCACCCCATGTCATGCCGTGTCACGCCGAGTCACCCCATCTCACGCCGTGTCACCCCCACATGCCGTGTCACCCCATGTCACACCATATCACACCATGTCACCCCGTGTCACGCCATGTCCCGCAGCCCGCCGCCATGCCGTTCAGCAACACCCACAACAAGCACAAGCTGAAGTTCTCGGCCGAGGAGGAGTTCCCCGACCTCTCCAAGCACAACAACCACATGGCCAAGGTGCTGACCCCCGCCCTCTACCAGCGCCTGCGCGACAAGGAGACCCCCAGCGGCTTCACGCTGGACGACGTCATCCAGACCGGCGTCGACAACCCCGGTGCGCGCGGCCCCGGTGTCCCCAAGTGCCACTGTCCCCAAGTACCATTGTCCCCAGTGCCCTGGTTCCTTGACCCCAGCCCAGTTCCATCACTGGTGCCCCAGTGCCACTGTCCCCAAGTGCCATTGTCCCCGGTGCCCTGCTTCGTTGTCTCCAGCCCAGTTCCATCACTGGTGCCCCAGTGCCCTGGTCCATTGACCCCAGTGCCATCTCCAGTTCCCCAGTCAACTGTCCCCCGTGCCCCAGTCAATTGTCCCCATGCCATCCCCAGTGCCCCAGTGCCATTGTCCCTGGTGCCATTGTCCCCAGTGTCATCCCCAGTGCCATTGTCCCCAGTGCCATTGTCTCCGAGCCATCCCCAGTTCCCCAGTGCCACCGTCCCCATGCCATCCCTGGTCCCCCAGTGCCATTGTCCCTGGTGCCATTATCCCCGTGCCATTCCCAGTGCCCCAGTGCCACTGTCGATGGTGCCATTGTCCCCATTGCCATTGTCCCCGTGCCATCCCTGGTGCCCCAGTGCCATTGTCCTTGTACCATTATCCCCATACCATCCCCAGTGCCCCAGTGCCATTGTCCCCAGTGCCATTGTCCCTGGTCCCCCAGTGCCATTGTCCCCATGCCATTCCCAGTGCCCCAGTGCCATTGTCCCTGTGCCATTGTCCCCCTCGCCGCGTGCCActgaccccccccaccccacaggaCACCCCTTCATCATGACGGTGGGCTGCGTGGCCGGGGACGAGGAGTCCTACGAGGTGTTCAAGGAGCTCTTTGACCCCGTCATCCAGGACCGCCACGGCGGCTACAAACCCACCGACAAGCACCGCACCGACCTCAACCACGAGAACCTCAAggtgctgccgggggggggcgtatttggggtgggggggggatgtggggggggcgtggggggtgGGGAGCAATGGGGTTTGGGTGGGGAGGTGATATGGGGTGGGGGtatgggggggatttggggatatgggggtgtttggggatatggggatttggggattgGGGGGTTGGGATGtggggggaatttggggattgggggagggtttggggacgtgggggggatttggggacatggggggggatttggggatcgggggagggatttggggacatgggggagaatttggggacatgggggaggatttagggtttggggggggggattgggggatcgagggggtttggggacatgggggggggatttggggatgggggggaggatttggggattGGGAGGGGTTGGAGACatggggaggatttggggaaaTTGGGGGAGGATTTGTGGACATGGGGGGGGATTTAGGGGCATGAGGGGAATTTGGGGATCAGGGGAGGGTTTGGGGATACGGGGGGTGGGttggaggggatttgggggttgggggaggATTTGTGGACATGGGGGGGGATTTAGGGGcatgggggggatttggggatcGGGGAGGGGTCACTCAGACGGGTGCTGCGTGCAGGGGGGCGAGGACCTGGACCCCAAATACGTGCTGAGCAGCCGCGTGCGCACCGGACGCAGCATCAAGGGGTACTCCCTGCCCCCCCACTGCAGCCGGGGGGAGCGGCGCGCCATCGAGAAGCTGTCCGTCACCGGtgagggggcgtggcctgccGGAGGGGGGCGTGGCCTGTTGGGAGGGGCGTGGCCTGTCGGAGGGGGGCGTGGTCAGATGGAAAGGGGCGTGGTCTATGAAATGGGGCGTGGTCAGATGGGAGGGCTGGGGTAGGAGGGGAGGTCAGAGTGGGGGCGTGGCCTATGGGGTGGGCGTGGCCTATGGGGTGTGGGCGTGGCCTCTGGGGGCGTGGTCTCGGTGTTGGGGTTTGCAGGCGTGGTTGTTGGGGGGCGTGGCTTTAAGGCAAGGGGCGTGGCTTCTGCCTGTGGGCGTGGCTTGCAGGCACGTGTTGACTGCTGGCTTGGGGGCGTGGCCTCTGGGTGTGGGCGTGGCCTCTGGGTGTGGGCGTGGCCTCTGGGTGTGGGCATGGCAGGGAGAGCCACGGGGCGTGGCTTGCATGAAAGGGGGCGTGGTCATTATGCATGTGGGCGTGGCTTATGAATATGGGCGTGGCTTACAGCTGCGGTCACACGTGTTCGGGGGCGTGGCTTGCGGGCTCGGGGGCGTGGCCTCCGAGCTGTGGGCGTGGCTTCTGCACGTGGGGGCAGGCGTGGCCGGGCGTGGCATGGGCGTGGCGGGGTGGGCGTGGCCTGGGCGTGTCCTGACCACGCCCCCTCAGCCCTGAACAGCCTGGAGGGGGAGTTCAAGGGGAAATACTACCCGCTGAAGGCCATGacggagcaggagcagcagcagctgatcgACGACCACTTCCTCTTCGACAAGCCCGTCTcgcccctgctgctggcctccgGCATGGCCCGCGACTGGCCCGACGCCCGCGGCATCTGGTGGGCACCCGGGGGGGGAcacatggggtggggggggccacatggggtgggggcacccccaaacccaccccccGTCCCTGCTAAGGGGATGAAATGGGAGCCCAAAGTTTGGGGTGTTCCCAAATGTAGGGGGGTGGGTGTGGGGCTGagggtgttttgggggtgcagggcgtggggggggggcacatggggtgggggcacccccGAAACCCACCCCTTGTCCCTGCTAAAGGGGTGAAATGGGAGCCCAAAATTTGGGGTGTTCCCAAATGTAGGGGGgtgggtgtggggctgggggtgttttgggggtgcAGGGAGTGGGGGGGCCacatggggtgtggggggggcacatggggtgggggcacccccaaacccaccccccGTCCCTGCTAAGGGGATGAAATGGGAGCCCAAAGTTTGGGGTGTTCCCAAATGTAGGGGGGTGGGTGTGGGGCTGagggtgttttgggggtgcagggcgtggggggggggcacatggggtgggggcacccccGAAACCCACCCCTTGTCCCTGCTAAAGGGGTGAAATGGGAGCCCAAAATTTGGGGTGTTCCCAAATGTAGGGGGgtgggtgtggggctgggggtgttttgggggtgcAGGGAGTGGGGGGGCcacatggggtggggggggccaCGTGGGGTGGggaacccccccaaacccaccccccATCCCTGCTAAAGGGGTGAAATGGGAGCCCAAAATTTGGGGTGTTCCCAAATGTAGGGGGGTGGGTGTGGGGCTGagggtgttttgggggtgcagggcgtggggggggggcacatggggtgggggcaccccccaaacccaccccccATCCCTGCTATGGGGGTGAAATGGGAGCCCAAAGTTTGGGGTGTCCCCAAATGTAGGGGGGTgagtgtggggctgggggtgttttgggggtgcagggggcacCCGAAGGTGTggggggtgctgagggtgcccccccccccgcaggcaCAATGACAACAAGACCTTCCTGGTGTGGGTGAACGAGGAGGACCACCTCCGCGTCATCTCCATGGAGAAGGGGGGCAACATGAAGGAGGTCTTCAGGCGCTTCTGCGTCGGCCTCAAgaaggtggggaaggggctggggggggtcgtggggggacgtgggggggatgtgggggggatgtggggggggtgggaggtcTCGGGGAGGTGGGAGCAGGCCCGTGGGGGTGATGtgttgggggctgggggcgtgGGGATTAGGGCTtgggggggggtatgggggaaatggggattgggatatggggacatggggctATGGGATTAGGGTTTGGGAGGACATGGGTGGAACAGGGATTAGGGTATGGGGGATGTGGGGAttagggtttgggggggtttgggggaaatGGGGATTGGGAtatgggggacatggggatacgGGATTAGGGTTTGGGAGGACATGGGGGGCACAGGGATTAGGGtatgggggacatggggattaGGACAGGGGAAACAGGGATTAGGGTGTGGGGATATGGGGGATGTGGGGATTAGGGCATGGGGGACACAGGGATTAGGATATGGGGGATGTGGGGATTAGGGCAGGGAAAACAGGAATTAGGgcatggggatatggggggtGTGGGGATTAGGACAGGGAAGACAGGGATTAGGGCATGGGGATATGTGGGGTGTGGGGATTAGGGCattgggggacatggggatatgggattAGGGTTTGGGAGGACATGGGGGGCACAGGGATTAGGAtgtgggggacatggggattaGGACAGGGGAAACAGGGATTAGGGTGTGGGGATATGGGGGATGTGGGGATTAGGGCATGGGGACACAGATTAGGGCATGGAGGGACATGGGAGATAAGGGGATTAGGGCACAGGGATCACGAGGATTAGGGCATGGGGAGACATGGGGGACACAGGGATTAGGGCATGGGGGATTTGGGAACTAGGGCATAGGAGGACAATGGGGAttggggggaaatggggaaatgAGGATTGGGATTTGGGGGACATGGAGATTGGGGCATTGGGGGGACATCGGGACTGGGGCATCGGGGGACAGGGGGGATATGGGCACTGGGGGAGGGACATGGGGATTAGGGCTTTGGGGGTTATAGGGGACaggatttggggatttggggatttggggatttggggatttagggatatggggagctgggggggggtgtCCATGACCCCgtgccgtgtcccccccccgcccccgtcCCCTACAGATCGAGGAGATCTTCAAGAAGGCCGGGCACCCCTTCATGTGGACCGAGCACCTGGGCTACATCCTGACCTGCCCCTCCAACCTGGGCACGGGGCTGCGCGGCGGCGTCCACGTCCGCCTGCCCAAACTCAGCCAGCACCCCAAATT harbors:
- the CKM gene encoding creatine kinase M-type, which produces MPFSNTHNKHKLKFSAEEEFPDLSKHNNHMAKVLTPALYQRLRDKETPSGFTLDDVIQTGVDNPGHPFIMTVGCVAGDEESYEVFKELFDPVIQDRHGGYKPTDKHRTDLNHENLKGGEDLDPKYVLSSRVRTGRSIKGYSLPPHCSRGERRAIEKLSVTALNSLEGEFKGKYYPLKAMTEQEQQQLIDDHFLFDKPVSPLLLASGMARDWPDARGIWHNDNKTFLVWVNEEDHLRVISMEKGGNMKEVFRRFCVGLKKIEEIFKKAGHPFMWTEHLGYILTCPSNLGTGLRGGVHVRLPKLSQHPKFEEVLKRLRLQKRGTGGVDTAAVGAVFDISNADRLGFSEVEQVQMVVDGVKLMVEMEKKLEQNQSIDDMIPAQK